In a single window of the Chloroflexota bacterium genome:
- a CDS encoding SDR family oxidoreductase has protein sequence MGRLDGKVAIVTGAGSGIGEASARLMGREGASVVVADISRSEAERVAAEIGGAVVAEVDVSDEASVIRMVETAVESFGGLDVLHNNATDSATNAVDTDIVTLDMSIFDRLIAVNLKGQFMGCKHAIPHMLARGGGSIVNTASVDGFVGRGVRAAYGASKAGVVLLTKAVAAQYGARGIRCNAVAPGLTLTPGAVGNATPEYIDAALALYPMPRLCTPQDVAGAVLFLASDEAAYINATTLMVDGGATVYMPSAQRTKGAVL, from the coding sequence ATGGGACGTCTGGACGGGAAGGTCGCGATCGTTACGGGCGCTGGGAGCGGAATCGGTGAGGCTTCGGCCCGTTTGATGGGGCGCGAGGGCGCGTCGGTCGTTGTCGCGGACATCAGCAGGAGCGAGGCAGAGCGAGTCGCGGCCGAGATCGGTGGCGCGGTGGTTGCCGAGGTGGATGTCTCGGACGAGGCCAGTGTCATACGAATGGTCGAGACAGCAGTCGAGTCGTTTGGCGGCCTGGACGTGCTGCACAACAACGCAACCGACTCCGCGACAAATGCCGTCGACACGGACATCGTGACTCTCGACATGTCGATCTTCGACAGGCTTATCGCGGTCAATTTGAAGGGCCAGTTCATGGGGTGCAAGCACGCGATCCCGCACATGCTGGCTCGCGGGGGCGGCTCCATCGTCAACACCGCCTCCGTCGACGGCTTCGTCGGACGCGGAGTGCGTGCCGCGTACGGAGCGTCCAAGGCGGGCGTTGTTCTCTTGACCAAGGCCGTGGCTGCGCAATATGGGGCGCGCGGGATCCGCTGCAACGCCGTCGCACCCGGCCTCACGCTCACGCCGGGCGCTGTCGGCAATGCGACGCCGGAGTACATCGACGCAGCGCTCGCGCTGTATCCGATGCCGCGGCTCTGCACGCCGCAGGATGTGGCCGGTGCCGTGCTCTTCCTCGCATCCGACGAGGCCGCGTACATCAACGCGACGACGCTCATGGTCGACGGCGGTGCGACCGTCTACATGCCGAGCGCCCAGCGCACCAAAGGTGCAGTTCTCTAG